TTCTATTGCattcttgataggaatacagtttattcttgtcatattgatcttctcatgtTATTGTGCTTTCcgttaggcctctagatcttgggtgtcTATCTCCATAGCCAAATCTTACACAAATGTGCAAAGTAGCATAATACATGTTCTATCATGTGTCCTCTTGTTCATTTTCTTCCtacttcatttttcacattcaGTAAACTTAATCACTCTTTTGAGTACCTCAGTCAATCACATTCGATCTCTGTTTTGGAGGATAGTCAACATACCAGAATGATTCCACGTGTGCCTAAATTGTGGAATCTCTtaaaaaaatgaaacatgtaaatgatGCTTCCACCATTTGAACTATCAATGAAATATTAGGTGAAGGATTTGTAATCTGTTTCTAGAACTGCCATTGAATCGTAGCCTTCCATCACTATTTTATCATTAACACATGCCTAAGTACTTAGGCTTCTAGAACTCACTTCACTGATCTTAAATCAAAACTAGGTGATTTGATCTTCTTATTCGCTTTTAGGTCTTACTAATTTCTCGGTCATTTGTACCTGTAATGTATTGAGGGAATTCGGCTCTCCTTACTACTATTTCCAGTTTAGCATTATGATCCTTGTGGGAGCTTTTTGCTGCTCACCTCCAATGCCTTGTCTATTCCATGTTCATTGATTTTAATCTTATTTGCATTTAAAATTGAAGGCCTCCGATTATTTGCTTCTTTCTTCAAAGAATTGTAGATTTTTAATTGTGCTACAATAATATAAAGATTTAGTTCTGCACATAAAGATCAAAATTAATATTGTAAGTGTAAACCATAATACACAAACAGAAACTTTCATTATTATTTACCACATATTCCAGTTTAGGATGGTCATTTTTTATCATCCTAAATTTTAACTGTTATAAAGAAAGAAAATCTTCCACATACATAATGTCATAAACTGATAAcaactaataaaataaaaaggacTTACAGAATCGATATCCCAAGTTTTGCAGCTAGGCTCAACCTCAACCTCTGAGTCGTAGGTACAGTGCAATAAAATCCTGTTTACGAACAAAGTTTACtcgaaaataattattttaaaagcaTGAAAGACAGTCCATTCTTGGAGATGCGGATGATGGCAATGGTGAACTTGACCAACTGAGCCACACATGGCCATGGTGAACTTGACCAACTGAATCACACATGGTCAATGTTCAAAAATGGCTCCTATTACAGGTTGTTCAACATTTATGATTTTCTATACCCATTGTTCAATTGTAAAACCTTATATATCTCCTTTCGAGTGCCTAAATGGGTGGATTATAGTAGGGAGTCTCATCTCTTCTACAGGTAGTGTGAATACAAATACGCAATAAGACTAACTGCACATCTCTACTTACCAAAGCTATATTCCTTTGCACAAAAAAGTGTGatatttatgaaaaaaaatatGGATATGGATATCCACACATCTCTAAATATTATAatgtttttatgtattattttgaacATTATCATTACTTCTTGTTACCTAAGGCTAATATTACTAATATCAGTTTTCAGTGATATATATTGTTTGCAGGCCTAAAACCAGGAATATCCCAAAACAGAACATTACAATAAGAAATTTATTTCCAAAAACATGGCTTCGCAGTTGTTAAAGATATTTCTCACAGTGGGCATAAACTTTTTTAATTTGCTTAAAAGGATTTTGTAGCTTCTCCTCATTATCAGATCTGAAAAGCAACTAATACAATTTTCTGCTAGTTCAAACCTCTATAAAAATAATAGATGAGAATACATTATTAGTGTTCATCAAGATCTTCAAGCAAAAACCAGAAACTTACTTACACGAACAAGAGCAAAAAACAACCCAAAATGATACTATGCACGAAATGAATGTATGTACATAGAAGGCTTGTTTATATAGGAAAGCAAGTGAAGTGAGAAGGTAGGAAATGATGACCAACTACCCCTCTATATGTGGGACACTTGTGAGCAAGTGTCATATGTGTGGAAGAGGTGTCTCACTAGGTGAGTACACATGTCTCAACCACATGAGGCGAGACAAAACTCAAAACAACCTCTAAGTAAACTTAAATCAATGTGAATAGGTTACCCTAGGAAGTGATTAGTTACTAGCTAGTTATGTAATGACACCATTTACACCAACATAGATTTCCATTATGATGTTAACCAAAGGATCGTTGCTTCAGTTTAAGAAAGATCTCGTGGGACACTTGTGAGCAAGTGTCATATGTGCATGGAAGATGTGTCTCACTAGGTGAGTACACATGTCTCAACccacatgaggtgagacaaaaCTCAAAATAAcctctaagtaaacttaagtcaaTGTGAATAGATTATCCTAGGAAGTGATTAATTACTTACTAGTTATGTAATGACACTATTTAGACCAAGATAAATTTCCATGATGATGTTACCCAGAGGATTGGTACTTCAATTTAAGACAGATCTGGCCAAAACTTCTGCTACTCTAAGAATAAAGAAGTGCATTATCATTTTGAGAGCATGGCTTCACTTAACCGGGAAAGCATGTAAGGTAGCTCATTGTTCTTGTTACAAATATCAATGTGTCCACATTTATTCTCGATGAGAAAGGTTAAAGTTTACAACCATGTGTTTCGAATCTTACGTTCAACTAAAGCATCAATCATATAGCAATTTATGATAATAAACAAGACTTACCAGAGATAAATTCTTATGCTTTCCTTAATCTATATGTTTAGACAAATGCACCCTTACCCCTATTATAGAAGGGTTTCCATTCAAGGTCCAGACCCACAGGCACTCGACCCTCCATATTAGATTTCTTTGAATTAACAATCTGCAAAATCTCCATGCTAGCTTTCTCAACTTCAGAAGGCAGTCTGCTATATACAATACGACCTCCAAAGTTTATTTTTGGCACAATGGCCTTTAGTGGTGCTGCATCATTGAAAACACTCAATTTAGATTCTGATACACAATAACTCACCTGAATCCACATATGCAAATAAAAAAATTACTTCAAAGAGTTGTTAAATACACCAACACTCACATTCAACTTCTACTAGTTTGAAAGTTATTTTAATTTTTGACTCTTCTTCCAATTAATTCCAGTTTAAATTGGTTTTAAAATATTTGTGTTTTTAAGAGTTCTTGGACAACTTCTTGACACCGCCCTTGTCAAGAGCTCATCAAAGATGACACCACTTGTTTAAGCAATGATTGTGCCCATACTTGGACATTGTAGCTGTCAAGTAAAGGTAataaggaaagaaataattgtaCTATATATTTGTTGTTGACTCATTCTGTCGAAAGTACCCACTATTTATTCTATGACAATGCAATTTGTAGCTTGTGAAATTGAAACCTAGATTTCACCTTTTCAAGTTGTGTCCTAGCCTTCATAGTTTCAAATGTGGTTCAAGCTTGGTTTCAGAATCCTGTTTTGATTGATACTGCTTTGAGAGTGGGGCATGTATTTGAAATCATATTACCAGCATGCTACATCCTGCAACAAAGAGGAATTTCAAAAGGAATATCTTCATAGGTTGTTGAATGTCACCATTTCACTTTAAGGATTGAAAAGAGAAAGTTCAATATGTAACATTGAAATTGTCACTTTGTACCACAGTGGGGAAGAGCACCTGCCGCGGCTCTATGAGCAGTGCCAAACAGCACCGGTGTGGCCACATCACTCGCCCCAACAGGGGGATCTAGCACAAGGAGCTGCATAGGGCAGAACCCTGGCCACAACGTAAGGTGCATTCACCTAATGATCAAGAAAAGTTTGGAGGTGCAACACTTCCAAGGCCATTTTGTTGACCTGAATTTAATTTGCACGAGTATGTTAGACACCACCCATGACTTTGTGTGAGTAGCAAAATTGAAATTAACAGGAATACGAGCAGATAGAGCAGCATTTCTATATTTCCAAAAGCTAAAAAGAATCCCCAAAATGAAGGCAAATTTGAGAAAGCTTGGTTAAAAATTCATCCCCGTCATTTAATAGAACATTACACCAAGTGAAAGACTTTGGTCTAGAAGGCTTGAAAAATCATGAACCTGCAGCCAAGCTGACTGCACACTAACACAGAACCAAAGGAAATATTTGATTGTTTCAAACCATTCTTTAGTCTAGTCACTTGTATTGTTTATGTACCATCCACAGAAGTTATGATGATAAGGAGTAAAATTTGTCTCAAAAATTTTGAGTTTCTTGCTGATGTTTATTTGTTCAGGTGAGTCTGAATTGTCAAAatggaaaacaaaagaaaacaGATTTTCACTGTTCTTCCAATAGTTTTAGATGTTTCGATTTCAAGCATCAGAGTGTTGGGTCTCTGTCTAGTAATCCCACATTGATAACATTGATAACAATTTCACTCTAAAATATCCGCAAATAATAGTGGCTGAATTTCTCCTTCTTAAAAATACATAGCTGTTTCAAACTTCTTGTGGATTATGGATACTGGAGCTGCTAGAAATTTTATATTCAACCACCTACATAATGATAATATGAGCCATAGCTACTTCAGTGGGATACCGCCCTTACATTTTTGTTGTGTTTTCAGAATACAATAATTCCCATCGTATTGCCATCCATAACgttattaattttatatttgtaaatatTGCCTAACATAATTAGTGTTAAGGAGGCCGAGGCCTGAAAAAGTTGACGAGAAGCCAACACTCGGGCTGCAATATACGAATATAATCTTCAATTAAGTTCATTGAATTACCCTTTTACCAAAAAGCAGCACCTTATTTAATTTTTGCGGTTAAGTCTAAAACTAATCTATGCCCTGATAAACTGAAAAACCATGACGGCATGACAGCACTCGAGCgaaattataaaattttatttatttttggtgcaGACTGTTCACGTCATTTTGATATCTGAATGCATGAATAACTGGACCTCCATATATTTAATTGTGTCATTAAAGACTACCATAAGGTGTAGAAGAATGTAGTCAATACACTTTATAAAAGACTACAATAAGGTGTATAAGAGTGTAGTAGGTATTCATATATTATGATGGTTAAATTGTTGGTGTGAACTTTAGATTCAAATTCTATTAGGATGCTATTTTTAAATCTAAATGTGATGTTATTGTTAAATATTTGACTGTTTACAGCCTCATCAGTTCATAGTTTGGAATAAAAACGTTTACcctctttaaaaaaaatgaattaaaaatttaaaaatatatatataatataacaaaGAATGAATACCTCTGCAAAGAGGAACCGAAAATAACCAGCTATGGCTTAGATTTAAATTTGGAGATTCGATCCTCTGCCCTTGAACTGAATAATCGATGCTATTATCATCACTAtttatagaaaccctaggtttatgAGAACTGCCATATGTAACAATCTTTGAAGAATTCCCTGCCCAATCAGGCAGCCGTCGCCCTGCCGAGTCAGCAGCTATGTCATCGGATGGCGACATTTTTACGCGTTTATGTGATTTAGTGGCCTCTGCGAGTGCATTTTCTATGGCTTCAAATTCATCTGCATCTACCCATTCATAGGGGATAGCGAGATCTTCTATGCTGTTCGTCGAGGCCGCCATCGTCTTCTGGTTTACGTTTCCTCTGGGTTGCGCGGGAGGAAATATACTTTAATATTGACCTACATTTTGGGCTAGCTGCTTTACTTCAAATTATATCATGTTCCCATGCGGATGTTTTAAGTATGTTTTGTATTTGCCCGCTAGGGAAAGATATTACTGtcccaaattgaagatttttagcCTTGGTGGGTACTGTTTTTTTTGCTATGTCCTTCAAACAAGGTTATGATGCCCTTAACAAAATTACTCAtcattttttgtgaattaattgggAAGGGAAAATGGGTTTCAGATTTTCTTTCTTGATGTATTGCATACAATTAAAAGATagaggatgtttggatcttttagCTCTTAAAATTTAAAGAATTTGTTTATCGCTTAAGTGGATAATAAGGATTGTGTCGGAAGATGAATAAAGGAAAATTTTGGTGTATAATCGAATTTCTCTAACTAATATGAATAACAAATGGCAAATGTGAGTTGGTTGGATAAAATTTTACTTGCACCTTTTTTTCATCTTAAAGCATCTTTCCAATTGCAATCCATTTGGAAGGCTTGGAAACAAGTCTGTAACATCTTGAATTGGAGGAAGGACTTGTTGCAACATGGTTTTAATTTTGCTAACTCTTTCGTTTGGTAGAATGAGCTTATTTTATATCACGAGCAACCTCTTGCTATTGTTTTTCCTAAACAATATCACCATCTTTATAAGAAATATAAAGGGCTTAAGTAGTTTGGTGTAACTAACAGAACACCAAAACTTCTTTTAGTTTAAATAACAAGGTCAAACAGTTTTTGGTTTTCATCAAATCATTAGTTCCTATGGAATTTCTTATGAAACTTTGCACATCTTTGCAATCCAATTTCTTCAAGGATTGGCTATGGCTTGCTTACTTCCCATTGAAGAGGAtctaaataacaatgaaactaaatCCTAGACTTAATAACAAATGGAATTGCATGTTAAAAGAAAAGAAATGGAGGAGCTTAAGTGTCCAAATATAGATGTCTAAGGCAGAGGCAAATGCAAGAATCTTGTCTTGGAAAGTATTTCATTACTAGCTGCATGTAGGGGATAAATCGAAATATTTGAAATTAGCACCAAATAAATGCCCATTTTGTCATTgtaatgaaaaagtaaaatatattttCCAGGATTGTTTAAGaactaaaaaaaaatagaatgttgTATCTAGTCAATTCCCAGTTGATTTTTATCATGCTTTATGTTGGAAAGAAGCAAATTTTAGTTATAGCCTTCATAAGGATGTGATTGCAAACTTTATGACGCAATGCATTATGCTGCAGATTTGGAAAAATAGATGTCAAGCATTGTTTTATAATCATATTGTTCGTCATAAAGTAGATATTTAAAACTTTTACTGTGATAtcatgtttcaattttttttttatgttttcaattAAAGAAGGGACACAAATAATACATTCGATACATTAGGCATTTACATGAGATTAAACGCCAATTTTTGCAGCCACATACAATTACAAAAACTTTTCAAAATTCAAGAATAATATGTATTATTTGATAGTTCCAATGAGCTTGATGATTCAATTGTATACTCTCTTGTTTGGTTCATGATGTGATTAGCCTTGTTGTAccttttcttatttttttctttttttgcaggGAGTGCTTtttttttcattgtaatcatttggCTTTGTTTAATACAAAAATATTTTCTAACTGTAATGTTCTTAAGAAAAATTTCAATTATGAGAAAAAGATATATTGGGGTCTTTCTCTATTTTAGATATGGAGTCTTTTCATATATATTAAGAAAAATGAATGTGGTTTccccaaaaaaaatatattatgagCGAAAATTATTATTTTAGATGATTGTCAAAAAACAAGTAACAAAATTAAATATTCATGAAATCACGAGCTCAACGAATTGTTACTTAAAAAGTTGAAAAGTTGAATGGTGACTGCTTACAAAATAAACTAAATAGTCACATGAAAGTTTATCCTAAAGATTTAGTACAAATTAAATATATCttgtttatttcaaaaaaaattacaaattttgatattttaatggtttattattttcattcttgatATTTCCCAACAAAATTAACTtttagaagaaaagagaaaaaaaaaggtaGAAAAAAGAAACATAATAGATTTAGGGAATATTCTTATTAGTATGGGAATTTCATGAATCTAGATGAGGAGATCAAACAATAAATACactaaacaaaatcaatattactAAGTGTTCATGAAAATCATTATTAGTTTTTGTGTTCAAAGATAAAGGCATTTGTATGTTTTGTCTTTTCTTGATAGAGATGACATTTCTAATTTTTATAAATACATCTTGAAAAACTTTCAAAATGGGAGAATTTTTTGTTCATTGATTAAATAACTAAAAGAAAGTCGAAGAAGGTGTTTAAGACTCATAGGAGTGAGTTAAGTTAATTataggaaaagaaaaaagaaaaacaaacaaaaaacaaacaaacaagacACTTAAGGTAGAAGACCCTACCAATTTGGATACCATCTTATATGAATATCATTTTTCTTTGTAAGATGCAAACAAGTTAAAATATGGTATGGTCATGAGGAGAAAGTGTGATGTGATGAGGTGAGTCATGCCTTTTAAAATTGCGAGCTAAATTTCATTAGATGTTTGACATTTGACAAATGTGTTTGAGATGTCATTAGACATTTCTCCAATGTTGAAGGATTGACCCAAATAGTCAAGAAGAAATTTTTATTCAACCATAAGAAATAGGTGCTAGTAAGCATGGAAATAGACCATGGATAAGGTAACCTATTAAAACTAGTGCAATGGACAATTGAGAATATCTTGGAGAACACGTTATAATGCATCAAGAAATGTATTAAAAAAAACCAGTTTAGAGTGGAAAAATCTGATGACCCATGACTATAATGGACTCAAATAGAAAAAATGTGCACGAAATTTTGAAAAGATACAAATAACAATGTGGATAAACCTAAAAGTTGATATTGGCATGATGTTATGGATAATT
The nucleotide sequence above comes from Cryptomeria japonica chromosome 11, Sugi_1.0, whole genome shotgun sequence. Encoded proteins:
- the LOC131046638 gene encoding 3'-5' exonuclease isoform X1; its protein translation is MAASTNSIEDLAIPYEWVDADEFEAIENALAEATKSHKRVKMSPSDDIAADSAGRRLPDWAGNSSKIVTYGSSHKPRVSINSDDNSIDYSVQGQRIESPNLNLSHSWLFSVPLCRAPLKAIVPKINFGGRIVYSRLPSEVEKASMEILQIVNSKKSNMEGRVPVGLDLEWKPFYNRVGEVPTKVAVLQICLDADRCDVMHIIHSGIPPVLRSLLEDESSVKVGVCIAGDAYKMRKDYNVNVRGIEDLGTIACRKIRPPRTWSLSRLCEKLTGKEVDKPMNIRCGNWEVENLSVPQLQYAATDAYASWYLYEVLKSLPDVIMANSKEEENH
- the LOC131046638 gene encoding 3'-5' exonuclease isoform X2 yields the protein MAASTNSIEDLAIPYEWVDADEFEAIENALAEATKSHKRVKMSPSDDIAADSAGRRLPDWAGNSSKIVTYGSSHKPRVSINSDDNSIDYSVQGQRIESPNLNLSHSWLFSVPLCRAPLKAIVPKINFGGRIVYSRLPSEVEKASMEILQIVNSKKSNMEGRVPVGLDLEWKPFYNRVGEVPTKVAVLQICLDADRCDVMHIIHSGIPPVLRSLLEDESSVKVDKPMNIRCGNWEVENLSVPQLQYAATDAYASWYLYEVLKSLPDVIMANSKEEENH